In one window of Bizionia sp. M204 DNA:
- a CDS encoding dialkylrecorsinol condensing enzyme DarA, whose product MKQVLVIYYSQSGQLTEILNNIVEPMQNKETAFTYLNIEMEEAFPFPWNKEQFFGVFPETFRQEPRSIKPIPDAILNKNYDLILFGYSVWYLTPSLPTTSFLATPEAKKLFNNTPVITVIGCRNMWIMAQEKIKHKLHELHANLVGNIVLVDRHINHISVITIVQWMFTGVKKRFLGIFPKPGVSQKDIDEVSKFGNIIAKHLAQNDYKKLQNNLLHIGAVKIKPFLITVDKRANAIFSKWAHLITTKSDKNTSKRRFFVKMFNYYLLIAIWLISPLVFILFLLTYLPFYSQIKKDKVYYASVALKEKEV is encoded by the coding sequence ATGAAACAGGTTTTAGTCATCTATTATTCGCAATCAGGCCAACTAACCGAGATTTTGAACAATATTGTTGAGCCCATGCAAAACAAAGAAACGGCTTTCACCTATTTAAATATTGAAATGGAAGAAGCCTTTCCATTTCCTTGGAATAAAGAACAGTTTTTTGGCGTATTCCCGGAAACCTTTCGCCAAGAACCAAGATCTATAAAGCCCATTCCAGATGCTATTTTAAATAAAAATTATGATTTAATTTTATTTGGATATTCAGTCTGGTATTTAACACCATCTTTACCAACCACGTCGTTTTTGGCTACTCCAGAAGCTAAAAAACTTTTTAATAACACACCTGTAATTACCGTTATTGGCTGTAGAAATATGTGGATTATGGCTCAAGAAAAAATAAAGCATAAGCTTCACGAGCTTCATGCCAATTTAGTTGGAAACATTGTTTTAGTAGATAGGCATATTAATCATATAAGTGTTATTACCATTGTTCAATGGATGTTTACGGGCGTCAAGAAACGCTTTTTAGGTATCTTTCCCAAACCTGGCGTGTCTCAAAAAGATATTGATGAAGTATCAAAATTTGGTAACATCATCGCAAAACATCTTGCCCAAAATGATTATAAAAAGCTTCAAAATAACTTATTACATATTGGAGCGGTAAAAATTAAACCCTTTCTAATAACTGTTGATAAACGTGCCAATGCTATATTCTCAAAATGGGCACACCTTATCACCACAAAAAGTGACAAAAACACATCTAAAAGACGGTTTTTTGTTAAAATGTTTAATTATTACTTATTAATTGCCATTTGGTTAATTTCACCACTAGTTTTTATCTTATTTTTGTTGACTTATTTACCTTTTTATAGCCAAATAAAAAAAGATAAAGTATATTACGCATCTGTTGCATTAAAAGAGAAGGAAGTTTAA
- a CDS encoding BtrH N-terminal domain-containing protein: protein MEINFTHHQTAHCENGVISNLMKHHGFQISEPLAFGIGSGLLYCYIPFLKVNHAPALTYRAMPGFIFKRFAKRVGIEIKREKFKNPQDAKARLDQNLENNNPVGLQVGVYNLVYFPDEYRFHFNAHNLIVYGKEQDRYLISDPVMETVTTLTENELEKVRFAKGPFAPKGHMYYPIAFPEKLDIEKAIIKGIKHTCRDMLAPMPVLGVKGIRHVAKLIRKWPKKKGVKVANHYLGQVVRMQEEIGTGGGGFRYIFAAFLQEASGILNNPKLADLSKEMTVIGDLWRDFALDASRIYKNRSAKEDAYNNVASQLETIADKEEAFFKKLKKAIK, encoded by the coding sequence ATGGAAATTAATTTTACACATCATCAAACAGCTCATTGTGAAAACGGTGTAATTTCCAATTTAATGAAGCATCATGGCTTCCAAATTAGTGAACCTTTAGCCTTTGGTATCGGTTCAGGTTTACTCTATTGCTATATTCCGTTCTTAAAAGTGAATCATGCACCAGCTTTAACATACAGAGCCATGCCTGGTTTTATATTTAAGCGTTTTGCTAAACGTGTGGGTATTGAAATTAAACGTGAAAAGTTTAAAAATCCGCAAGATGCTAAGGCGCGATTAGATCAAAATTTAGAAAATAATAACCCAGTTGGTTTGCAAGTTGGTGTGTATAATTTGGTTTATTTTCCTGATGAATACCGCTTTCATTTTAATGCTCACAACTTAATTGTTTACGGAAAAGAACAGGACAGATATCTGATTAGTGACCCGGTTATGGAAACCGTAACAACCCTAACAGAAAATGAACTTGAAAAAGTGCGTTTCGCTAAAGGTCCTTTTGCGCCAAAAGGACATATGTACTATCCAATTGCCTTTCCTGAAAAATTAGACATTGAAAAAGCCATTATAAAAGGAATTAAACATACCTGTCGTGATATGTTGGCGCCTATGCCTGTTTTAGGAGTAAAAGGCATTCGCCATGTAGCCAAATTAATCCGCAAATGGCCTAAAAAGAAAGGTGTTAAAGTTGCCAACCATTATTTAGGGCAAGTGGTCCGTATGCAAGAAGAAATTGGAACAGGTGGTGGCGGATTTCGTTATATTTTTGCCGCGTTTTTACAAGAAGCAAGTGGTATTTTAAACAATCCTAAATTAGCCGATTTATCAAAAGAAATGACCGTTATTGGTGATTTATGGCGGGATTTTGCTTTAGATGCTTCCCGTATTTACAAAAACAGAAGTGCTAAAGAGGATGCTTACAACAATGTCGCTTCTCAACTGGAAACCATTGCAGATAAAGAAGAAGCATTCTTTAAAAAATTAAAAAAAGCCATTAAATAA
- a CDS encoding beta-ketoacyl-ACP synthase III, whose translation MKEVYITKISKFLPNRPISNDEMEDKLGIINGKASKGRRIVLRNNQIKTRYYALDDNGNVTHNNAQLAKEAIIKLFDENFKFSDIELLSCGTSSPDQILPSHAAMVHGFLKCDNVEINSPSGACCSGMNALKFGYLSVKSGQSKNAIASGSERISSWMKGHIFENEIKHLQALEDNPILAFNKDFLRWMLSDGAGAFLLENQPNGDTPLRIEWMEGYSYAHELEACMYAGGDKLENGFLKPWSEYSTSDWSEKSLFAIKQDVKLLSANILKKGVDSLKRAINKHDLKPSEIDYYLPHISSHYFKDKLYQEMVDNDVEIPWENWFMNLSKVGNVGSASIFLMLEELAQSGKLKKGEKILLSVPESSRFSYAYALLTVC comes from the coding sequence ATGAAGGAAGTATACATTACTAAAATATCAAAATTTTTACCAAATCGTCCCATTAGTAATGATGAGATGGAAGATAAATTAGGAATTATCAACGGAAAAGCGTCCAAAGGACGTCGGATTGTTTTACGCAACAATCAAATTAAAACACGTTATTATGCATTAGATGATAACGGCAATGTAACACATAACAATGCGCAACTGGCCAAAGAAGCCATTATTAAACTTTTTGATGAAAATTTTAAATTTTCAGATATCGAGCTATTATCCTGTGGCACATCAAGCCCAGACCAAATATTACCGTCTCACGCTGCCATGGTTCATGGGTTTTTAAAGTGTGATAATGTTGAAATTAATTCACCTTCAGGCGCTTGTTGCTCTGGAATGAATGCTTTAAAATTTGGTTATCTATCCGTAAAATCTGGCCAGTCAAAAAATGCAATTGCATCTGGTTCAGAACGTATTTCCTCATGGATGAAAGGACATATTTTTGAGAATGAAATTAAACATTTGCAAGCCTTAGAGGACAATCCAATTCTAGCTTTTAATAAAGATTTTTTACGTTGGATGCTTTCTGATGGTGCAGGTGCCTTTTTATTAGAAAACCAACCAAATGGCGACACCCCTTTACGTATTGAATGGATGGAAGGTTATTCTTATGCACATGAATTAGAAGCTTGTATGTATGCTGGAGGTGATAAACTAGAGAACGGTTTTTTAAAGCCTTGGAGTGAATACAGCACAAGCGATTGGAGTGAAAAATCCTTGTTTGCCATTAAACAGGACGTTAAATTATTAAGTGCTAACATCCTTAAAAAAGGTGTTGACAGCCTAAAACGCGCTATAAACAAACACGATTTAAAACCTAGTGAAATAGATTACTATTTACCTCATATTTCATCTCATTATTTTAAGGATAAACTCTACCAAGAAATGGTAGATAATGATGTTGAAATCCCTTGGGAAAATTGGTTTATGAATTTAAGTAAAGTTGGCAATGTAGGTTCCGCATCTATATTCCTAATGTTAGAAGAATTAGCACAATCAGGAAAGCTTAAAAAAGGCGAAAAAATATTGCTTTCTGTTCCTGAAAGTTCTCGTTTCTCTTATGCTTATGCACTTTTAACCGTATGCTAA
- a CDS encoding ABC transporter ATP-binding protein yields MIDIQQISKKYKGADNYSVSNFDLTIAEKEIFGLLGPNGAGKTTLISILCSLIKPTSGSFSIAGLTYQKNKNQLKQIIGIVPQEYALYPSLTAFENLKYFGSMYGLKGKSLDTKINLALEHLGLLQFAHKKIDTFSGGMKRRINLIGSVLHNPKVLFLDEPTVGVDVQSKNVIIAFLQDLNKNGTTIIYTSHHLNEAETFCTRVAIIDHGKLVVKGKPQELITQHLGANNLEDVFINITGKALRDHA; encoded by the coding sequence GTGATAGATATTCAGCAAATTTCCAAAAAGTATAAAGGCGCCGATAATTATTCGGTGTCTAATTTCGACTTGACCATTGCTGAAAAAGAAATTTTTGGTTTGTTAGGACCAAATGGTGCCGGAAAAACGACTTTAATCTCTATTTTGTGTTCGCTCATTAAACCAACATCTGGTAGTTTTTCAATTGCAGGACTTACCTATCAGAAAAATAAAAATCAGCTCAAGCAAATTATCGGTATAGTGCCCCAAGAATATGCCTTATATCCTTCACTTACCGCTTTTGAAAACCTAAAATACTTTGGAAGCATGTATGGCTTAAAAGGAAAAAGCCTAGACACCAAAATTAATTTGGCTCTAGAGCATTTAGGTTTGCTACAATTTGCTCATAAAAAAATAGACACCTTTTCGGGTGGCATGAAACGACGGATTAATTTAATTGGTAGTGTGCTTCACAATCCAAAAGTCTTATTTTTAGATGAACCAACCGTTGGTGTTGATGTGCAATCAAAAAACGTAATTATCGCTTTTTTACAGGACCTTAATAAAAACGGTACGACAATTATTTACACATCCCATCACTTGAATGAAGCCGAAACGTTTTGTACACGTGTAGCCATTATTGATCACGGTAAATTGGTAGTAAAAGGAAAACCTCAAGAACTCATTACACAACATTTAGGTGCCAATAACCTAGAAGATGTTTTTATAAATATAACTGGAAAAGCCTTACGAGATCATGCATAA
- a CDS encoding lipid A biosynthesis acyltransferase, translated as MATEWQGKSRGTVLGYKIYVFIMKHLGMGTAYLVLYFVAAYFCFFSKDSTKAIYYYFKNRLKYSSFKSYRSIFKSYYVFGQTILDKIAISSNLSDKFTYEFDGAETITETLKEKKGGILISAHVGNFEISEYFFNQLEDNASISLLTTDVEHTAIKNYLDSVREKSSINLIIIKNDLSHIFEVNAALARNEIVCITGDRYTEGTKHLTETLLGEPAKFPAGPFMLASRLNVPVLFVYVMKETNKHYHLYARRSQAKHRDAQGLLKEFTESVSWMLQKYPLQWFNYFDFWDSKNA; from the coding sequence ATGGCTACAGAATGGCAGGGAAAATCAAGAGGAACCGTTCTTGGATATAAAATATACGTGTTTATTATGAAGCATTTAGGCATGGGAACTGCCTATCTTGTGCTTTATTTTGTAGCTGCCTATTTTTGTTTTTTTTCTAAAGATAGCACCAAAGCTATTTATTACTATTTTAAAAATCGTTTAAAATATTCGTCCTTTAAAAGCTATAGAAGCATCTTTAAAAGTTACTATGTCTTTGGACAAACGATTCTGGACAAAATTGCTATTTCATCTAATTTGAGTGATAAGTTTACCTATGAGTTTGATGGCGCAGAAACCATAACTGAAACCCTTAAAGAAAAAAAAGGTGGCATTTTAATTAGTGCTCATGTTGGTAATTTTGAAATATCTGAATACTTTTTTAATCAACTAGAAGACAATGCCTCCATTAGTTTATTAACAACCGATGTAGAGCATACAGCCATAAAAAATTATTTAGATAGTGTTCGTGAAAAATCAAGCATCAATCTGATTATTATAAAAAACGATTTATCACATATTTTTGAAGTCAATGCCGCATTAGCAAGAAATGAAATAGTATGTATCACTGGCGATCGCTACACAGAAGGAACCAAGCATTTAACAGAAACCTTATTAGGTGAACCTGCTAAATTTCCAGCAGGCCCTTTTATGCTAGCTTCCCGGTTAAATGTACCGGTGTTATTTGTTTATGTTATGAAAGAAACAAATAAGCATTATCACTTATATGCAAGACGCTCTCAAGCTAAACACCGTGATGCACAAGGACTTTTAAAAGAATTTACGGAAAGTGTTTCATGGATGTTACAAAAGTATCCGTTACAGTGGTTTAATTATTTTGATTTCTGGGATTCAAAAAACGCATAA
- the fabG gene encoding 3-oxoacyl-ACP reductase FabG → MKCALITGGSRGIGKAICKQLAEDSDYHILINYNSNKTAALETKADIESLGKTAEIIQFNVTDANQVKSALDTWQEQNKDAIIEVIVNNAGITKDGLFMWMPPEDWQDVINTSLNGFYNVTNHLIQKLLRNRYGRIINVASVSGVKGTAGQTNYSAAKGALVAATKALAQEVAKRNITVNAVAPGFIKSDMTANLDEKELKGMIPVNRFGEPEEVAYAVSFLASKRASYITGEVININGGIYS, encoded by the coding sequence GCTTTAATTACTGGTGGTTCTCGAGGAATTGGAAAAGCAATTTGCAAACAACTTGCAGAAGATTCGGATTACCATATTTTAATAAATTATAACAGTAACAAAACAGCTGCATTGGAAACCAAAGCAGACATTGAGTCTCTAGGTAAAACAGCTGAAATAATCCAATTTAATGTTACAGATGCCAATCAAGTAAAGTCTGCTTTAGATACATGGCAAGAACAAAATAAAGACGCCATAATTGAAGTTATTGTTAACAATGCCGGAATTACAAAAGATGGTTTATTTATGTGGATGCCTCCCGAAGATTGGCAAGATGTGATAAATACGTCCTTAAACGGATTTTATAATGTAACCAACCATTTAATTCAAAAACTGTTGCGTAATCGCTATGGTCGGATAATCAATGTCGCTTCAGTTTCTGGTGTTAAAGGTACAGCTGGGCAAACCAATTATTCGGCAGCAAAAGGCGCCTTAGTAGCTGCTACCAAAGCATTGGCTCAAGAAGTTGCTAAACGAAATATTACTGTAAATGCAGTAGCACCTGGTTTTATAAAATCGGATATGACAGCCAATTTAGATGAAAAAGAATTAAAGGGCATGATTCCTGTAAATCGTTTTGGCGAACCGGAAGAAGTAGCTTATGCCGTATCCTTTTTAGCATCAAAACGCGCATCGTATATAACCGGTGAAGTTATTAATATTAATGGAGGGATTTACTCTTAA
- a CDS encoding acyl carrier protein yields the protein MTKEVIIEKINDFLIDEFEVESDDISPEANLKNTLELDSLDFVDLVVAVESNFGVKLIGEDFVNVTTLQDFYNLIERKLS from the coding sequence ATGACTAAAGAAGTTATTATTGAAAAAATAAACGACTTTCTTATTGATGAGTTTGAAGTAGAAAGCGATGATATTTCTCCAGAAGCAAACCTTAAGAACACCCTAGAACTTGACAGCCTAGATTTTGTAGATTTAGTAGTTGCTGTCGAATCTAATTTTGGTGTAAAATTAATTGGTGAAGACTTTGTAAACGTTACAACACTTCAAGATTTTTATAATCTTATCGAACGAAAGTTAAGCTAA
- a CDS encoding ABC transporter permease, with protein sequence MSLSHLDIAKFLPHRPPFLMVDHVLSIDDEHVSTSFTIKPDCIFNENGVFNEAGLVENAAQTCSSIVGKSFFNEDDIEGKGTKLIGFISAIKKVSIKSCPKVGNKIVTSATLKSRFDTDEYSICTINCIITLEHIELLSCELNLVIQELK encoded by the coding sequence ATGAGCCTTAGCCATCTAGATATCGCTAAATTTCTACCACATAGACCACCCTTTTTAATGGTGGACCATGTACTTTCTATTGATGATGAGCACGTATCAACTTCGTTCACGATAAAACCAGATTGCATTTTTAATGAAAACGGAGTTTTTAATGAAGCTGGCCTAGTAGAAAATGCCGCACAAACCTGTTCTTCTATTGTTGGGAAAAGCTTTTTTAATGAAGACGACATTGAAGGCAAAGGCACTAAACTCATAGGTTTTATTAGCGCTATCAAAAAAGTAAGCATAAAATCTTGCCCTAAAGTAGGTAATAAAATTGTTACAAGTGCCACCTTAAAATCTCGCTTTGACACCGATGAATATAGCATTTGTACCATAAACTGTATTATTACATTAGAACATATAGAATTACTATCTTGTGAACTAAATTTAGTTATTCAAGAACTTAAATAA
- a CDS encoding beta-ketoacyl synthase, whose translation MRRVVISGMGIYSCIGENLEAVKKSLYKGESGIIADNERLEFGYRSPLTGMVKQPNLKNLLSRRQRISLGEEGEYAYIATLEALENAKITQDFLDKNEVGILYGNDSTAKSTVEAVDKIREKKDTTLVGSGAIFQSMNSSVTMNLSTIFKLRGINFTISAACASGSHSIGMAYQLIKSGLQDYVICGGAQEINAIAMGSFDGLGVFSVNSDPKKASCPFDKNRDGLVPSGGAATLILETYESAVKRGATIYGEIIGYGFSSNGDHISTPNVDGPARAMKMAIKQAEIKASDIEYVNAHATSTPVGDANEALAILEVFGENGPYVSSTKSMTGHECWMAGASEVLYSILMMQNDFIAPNINLEEPDEAASKLNLVNKTLNKKFDVFLSNSFGFGGTNSALIIKK comes from the coding sequence ATGAGAAGAGTTGTAATTTCTGGAATGGGTATTTATTCCTGCATAGGCGAAAATTTAGAAGCTGTAAAAAAATCATTGTATAAGGGTGAATCTGGAATTATAGCTGACAATGAACGTCTAGAATTTGGCTACCGTTCTCCATTAACTGGAATGGTAAAACAACCAAATTTAAAAAATTTATTATCGCGCAGACAGCGAATTAGTTTAGGCGAAGAAGGCGAATATGCCTACATAGCAACTCTGGAAGCGCTTGAAAATGCGAAAATAACACAAGATTTTTTAGACAAAAACGAGGTTGGAATTTTATATGGAAACGATAGCACAGCAAAATCTACTGTAGAAGCCGTTGATAAAATACGCGAAAAAAAAGACACGACTTTAGTTGGTTCTGGTGCTATTTTTCAAAGCATGAACTCGTCTGTAACCATGAATTTATCCACCATTTTTAAATTACGAGGTATAAATTTTACAATCAGTGCCGCTTGTGCTAGCGGATCTCATTCCATTGGAATGGCATATCAGCTAATAAAAAGTGGACTTCAAGACTATGTTATTTGCGGAGGCGCTCAAGAAATAAATGCCATTGCCATGGGAAGTTTTGATGGATTAGGTGTTTTTTCTGTAAATAGTGATCCCAAAAAAGCATCCTGCCCCTTTGATAAAAATCGGGATGGATTAGTTCCAAGTGGTGGGGCAGCAACACTTATTTTAGAAACCTATGAATCTGCTGTAAAACGCGGAGCTACTATATATGGCGAAATTATTGGCTATGGGTTTTCCTCCAATGGCGATCATATTTCAACACCAAACGTAGATGGTCCAGCACGTGCTATGAAAATGGCCATTAAACAAGCAGAAATTAAAGCATCAGACATTGAATATGTTAATGCTCATGCAACCTCAACACCTGTTGGCGATGCTAATGAAGCGTTAGCTATCCTTGAAGTTTTTGGTGAAAACGGACCCTATGTTAGTTCAACTAAATCCATGACAGGACATGAATGCTGGATGGCTGGTGCAAGTGAAGTTTTATATTCTATTTTAATGATGCAAAATGATTTTATTGCACCCAATATAAATTTGGAAGAACCGGATGAAGCTGCAAGTAAATTAAATTTAGTTAACAAAACGTTAAACAAAAAATTTGATGTATTTTTGTCTAATTCATTTGGATTTGGCGGAACAAATTCAGCTTTAATTATAAAAAAATAA